In Edaphobacter paludis, a single window of DNA contains:
- a CDS encoding prolipoprotein diacylglyceryl transferase family protein has translation MHPILFHFGHITLPTFGVLAALGLMAALALSLRTATIAGLNPDRLWNAGLFLLLSAFVLSRLLLVVMYLHAFLTYPILLLAVPSLTPLGLLLTGVVTVLYLRVRRLPFLTTLDAWAPCAMLVWAFLALGHFAEGSDPGLPTTLPWGVAMSAGGIRLHPVALYAVIVALLITAALLRQLRHYRRRGDVAVFGLAAVGIAQYLLTFLRQPDPSMEVFGNVLDPIQWVAIGMIVVAGVIWLQPRKLVSHAV, from the coding sequence GTGCATCCCATCCTCTTCCACTTCGGTCACATTACTCTGCCTACCTTCGGCGTCCTCGCCGCATTGGGACTGATGGCGGCTCTGGCTCTTAGTCTGCGAACGGCAACCATCGCCGGACTTAACCCGGACCGGCTTTGGAACGCTGGATTATTTTTGTTGCTCTCGGCGTTTGTGCTTTCGCGGTTGTTACTGGTCGTGATGTACCTGCACGCTTTTTTGACTTATCCCATTCTTTTGCTGGCAGTGCCCTCGCTTACGCCGCTGGGGCTTCTGCTGACTGGGGTTGTCACAGTGCTTTATCTGCGGGTACGGCGGCTTCCGTTTCTCACGACGCTGGATGCGTGGGCCCCCTGCGCAATGCTGGTCTGGGCGTTTCTTGCGCTGGGGCACTTTGCCGAGGGCAGCGATCCCGGGCTGCCGACAACGCTGCCCTGGGGAGTCGCGATGAGTGCCGGCGGCATTCGCCTGCATCCCGTGGCTCTGTATGCTGTGATTGTGGCCCTTTTGATTACGGCTGCTCTATTGCGCCAGTTGCGCCACTACAGACGTCGCGGCGATGTTGCGGTTTTTGGCCTCGCTGCGGTTGGAATTGCGCAGTATCTGCTGACTTTTCTTCGTCAGCCTGACCCATCGATGGAAGTGTTCGGCAATGTTCTCGATCCGATTCAATGGGTTGCCATAGGAATGATCGTTGTGGCTGGAGTGATCTGGCTGCAACCACGAAAGCTGGTGTCCCATGCCGTCTAA
- a CDS encoding RluA family pseudouridine synthase, with protein MPSKNMLPKGQRRHSVMAEYRATRGVEEPVPLPVPVLDIEDETEDGVRTFTADVAAAGLRLDQYLAQAIPDISRARVQMLIENGQVRVDGQTAKPKHKLHGGEALEIEGAPHPPPLHAIPEDIPLDVLYEDQYLAVINKPAGMMVHAGSGASEDARNRGTLVNALLFHFAKLSDVGGELRPGIVHRLDKQTSGIIVVAKDDSTHRKLGEMFSQREIAKTYVALVHGNVAKDETTVNLPIARDLVRRIRMTTRRADGRSAVSHVKVLERIKSDHGLFTLVEVRIETGRTHQIRVHMQSLGHPVVGDHLYGAPHRIGDAETGLSLERNFLHAAHLAFTHPQTKKAMEIDAPLPADLEAFIGTIRAGFGGVE; from the coding sequence ATGCCGTCTAAAAATATGTTGCCCAAGGGCCAGCGTCGCCACTCTGTCATGGCGGAATATCGAGCCACGCGAGGCGTCGAAGAACCTGTCCCGCTGCCTGTTCCCGTGCTTGATATTGAAGACGAAACGGAAGATGGCGTTCGCACCTTTACAGCCGACGTTGCAGCAGCCGGCTTACGGCTCGATCAATATCTGGCGCAGGCGATACCCGACATCAGCCGCGCGCGGGTGCAGATGCTGATTGAAAACGGCCAGGTGCGTGTGGACGGACAGACCGCCAAGCCGAAGCACAAGCTGCATGGAGGCGAAGCTCTTGAGATTGAAGGGGCTCCGCATCCGCCGCCGCTGCATGCGATTCCTGAAGACATTCCACTGGATGTTTTGTATGAAGATCAATATCTGGCGGTCATCAATAAACCGGCCGGGATGATGGTTCACGCCGGTTCGGGCGCGAGTGAAGATGCGCGCAATCGCGGAACGCTGGTGAATGCCCTGCTCTTTCACTTTGCAAAGCTGTCTGACGTAGGAGGCGAGCTTCGGCCCGGCATCGTGCATCGTCTGGACAAGCAGACCAGCGGGATTATCGTGGTGGCCAAGGATGACAGCACTCATCGCAAGCTGGGAGAGATGTTCTCGCAGCGCGAGATTGCCAAGACCTACGTTGCGCTGGTCCATGGCAATGTTGCCAAGGACGAGACGACCGTCAACCTGCCGATAGCCCGCGATCTGGTACGCCGCATACGGATGACGACGCGCCGGGCGGATGGACGGTCGGCGGTCTCGCATGTAAAGGTTTTGGAGCGCATCAAGTCAGACCATGGCCTGTTTACGCTGGTCGAGGTTCGTATCGAAACCGGACGGACGCACCAGATTCGCGTCCATATGCAGTCGCTGGGGCACCCTGTGGTCGGGGATCACCTGTACGGCGCGCCCCACCGCATTGGCGATGCGGAGACGGGCCTGTCGCTGGAGCGGAATTTTCTCCACGCGGCGCATTTGGCCTTTACCCATCCTCAAACCAAAAAGGCAATGGAGATTGATGCCCCTCTCCCAGCCGACCTCGAAGCATTTATTGGGACAATCCGGGCGGGTTTTGGCGGAGTTGAGTAG
- a CDS encoding VWA domain-containing protein, with amino-acid sequence MLVTAINRIHGKPGLLTSALLLPVALLSIAFAAAPVYAQTQAAGSATAAPPPPQPSPTVQQPTASPAAPQGQPGSQNEPITTIQVQVNEVNLIFTVTDKKGRFITGLQRQNFGLLDDGRPPEAVLGFTQQTNLPLRVGIMLDTSSSIRQRFQFEQDSAIEFLLQVLHLNDRAFVEGFDIATDVSQGFTNNVDQLNQGIRKLRPGGGTALYDALYKTCRDQMLSLPEPGSVRRALILVSDGDDNYSRAQESDAIKMCQRANTIVYAISTNVSPSRDKGDDVLKAISEATGGQAFYPTKIEDVAIGFRNIEQELRSQYSLVYRPADFKQDGAFRTIYLQALDPRYHVRAQKGYFAPKPPQ; translated from the coding sequence ATGCTTGTGACTGCAATTAACCGTATCCATGGTAAGCCCGGGCTGTTGACCTCTGCTTTACTGCTCCCCGTTGCGCTCCTCTCGATCGCGTTTGCCGCTGCGCCTGTATATGCGCAGACCCAGGCAGCGGGCTCGGCAACCGCTGCTCCCCCGCCCCCACAGCCATCTCCCACGGTGCAGCAGCCGACGGCTTCCCCCGCAGCGCCCCAGGGCCAGCCTGGGTCACAGAACGAGCCGATTACGACCATCCAGGTCCAGGTCAACGAAGTCAACCTGATCTTTACTGTCACCGACAAGAAGGGCCGCTTTATTACCGGGCTCCAGCGCCAGAACTTCGGCCTGCTCGATGATGGACGGCCTCCGGAGGCGGTGCTCGGCTTTACGCAGCAGACCAATCTGCCGCTTCGCGTCGGCATCATGCTGGATACCAGCAGCTCCATTCGCCAGCGTTTTCAGTTCGAGCAGGACTCGGCTATCGAGTTTCTATTGCAGGTGCTGCATCTCAACGACAGGGCGTTTGTTGAGGGCTTTGATATTGCGACGGATGTATCCCAGGGTTTTACAAACAACGTCGATCAACTGAACCAGGGAATTCGCAAGCTGCGCCCGGGCGGAGGTACAGCGCTCTATGACGCGCTGTACAAGACCTGCCGCGACCAGATGCTGAGTCTTCCCGAACCGGGTTCAGTACGACGCGCTTTGATTCTTGTCTCCGACGGCGACGATAACTACAGCCGGGCGCAGGAGAGCGACGCCATCAAGATGTGCCAGCGCGCCAACACAATCGTTTATGCGATCAGTACGAATGTCAGCCCCAGCCGCGACAAGGGTGACGATGTTCTGAAGGCAATCTCGGAGGCGACCGGCGGCCAGGCCTTTTATCCCACAAAGATCGAAGATGTAGCGATCGGCTTCCGCAATATCGAGCAGGAACTGCGTAGCCAATATTCGCTGGTATATCGCCCGGCAGACTTCAAGCAGGACGGAGCCTTCCGAACGATCTACCTTCAGGCACTCGATCCGCGATATCACGTCCGTGCGCAGAAGGGCTACTTCGCCCCGAAGCCGCCGCAGTAA
- a CDS encoding O-methyltransferase, whose product MAEGAELWKKVDRYITDQLIPADPVLDEAQEANAAAGLPAIDVAPNQGKMLHLLARVAGARNILEIGTLGGYSTTWLARALPDDGHLITLEADAKHAEVARGNIARAGLDHLVTVRLGAALDTLPRLEEEGKGPFDLIFIDADKQNIPKYLAWALKLSRKGTLILVDNVIRDGEVIDASSASPQVQGARGLFDALKAEPRLQATALQTVGSKGYDGFVMAVVVA is encoded by the coding sequence ATGGCTGAAGGCGCAGAGTTGTGGAAGAAGGTTGACCGGTACATTACCGATCAACTGATCCCGGCCGATCCGGTTCTTGATGAAGCACAGGAAGCGAATGCAGCCGCTGGATTGCCTGCGATTGATGTTGCGCCCAACCAGGGCAAGATGCTGCACCTGCTGGCTCGCGTTGCAGGGGCACGCAACATTCTTGAGATAGGCACGCTGGGCGGGTACAGCACTACATGGCTGGCGAGAGCGCTTCCTGACGACGGTCATCTGATAACTCTCGAAGCGGATGCGAAGCACGCCGAAGTAGCTCGCGGGAACATTGCCCGGGCTGGGCTGGATCATCTTGTTACCGTACGGCTCGGTGCGGCGTTGGATACATTGCCCCGGCTTGAGGAAGAGGGGAAGGGGCCGTTCGACCTCATCTTCATTGATGCGGACAAGCAGAATATCCCGAAATATCTGGCATGGGCGTTGAAGCTCTCCCGTAAGGGAACGCTCATTCTTGTGGACAACGTCATACGCGACGGAGAGGTTATCGACGCGTCGAGCGCAAGTCCGCAGGTGCAGGGTGCGCGGGGACTCTTCGACGCGCTGAAAGCTGAACCTCGCCTGCAAGCGACTGCGCTGCAAACGGTTGGGAGCAAAGGCTATGACGGGTTTGTTATGGCAGTTGTAGTTGCCTGA
- the add gene encoding adenosine deaminase has protein sequence MAKRSTKRDPEIDVVDWLRKLPKAELHLHLEGTILPQTLVELSRRHDAEPLTLESASELYKYENFLGFLMSFKAVTERLRGPEDYELITYNMIRELAAQGVVHAEVYISFGIIYYWKKTEVEPYVEAIERGRLRGEQEFGTTVLWIIDAVRHFGTDEAAKVFRKAAELQPKYPSIVGIGIGGDEARGDASLFRELYAEAKQAGLRLTAHAGESVGPESIWSAINIGAERVGHALSAQDDPELIGVLAQKQIPLEINVTSNIRTGCCADFDEHPLRHYFDSGLMVTLNSDDPPMFGSNLLEEYILAQERYGFTLEQMRELAANSVEASFLPPERKLALLRLVEQYGW, from the coding sequence ATGGCGAAACGAAGCACAAAGCGCGACCCTGAGATCGATGTAGTCGACTGGCTGCGCAAACTCCCCAAGGCTGAACTGCACCTCCACCTTGAAGGCACCATCCTGCCCCAGACGCTGGTCGAGCTGAGCCGCCGCCATGATGCCGAGCCTCTTACCCTCGAATCCGCCAGCGAGTTGTACAAGTACGAAAACTTCCTCGGCTTCCTCATGTCCTTCAAAGCCGTCACCGAGCGTCTGCGCGGGCCGGAAGACTACGAGCTCATCACCTACAACATGATCCGCGAGCTGGCTGCGCAGGGAGTCGTTCACGCCGAAGTCTACATCTCCTTCGGCATCATCTATTACTGGAAGAAGACCGAGGTCGAGCCCTACGTTGAAGCCATCGAGCGCGGTCGCCTTCGCGGTGAGCAGGAGTTCGGCACTACCGTCCTCTGGATCATCGACGCAGTACGCCACTTCGGGACGGATGAGGCCGCGAAGGTCTTTCGCAAGGCGGCGGAGTTACAGCCAAAGTATCCCAGCATCGTCGGCATCGGCATCGGCGGTGACGAGGCCCGCGGCGACGCCAGCCTCTTCCGCGAACTTTATGCAGAGGCGAAGCAGGCCGGGCTGCGCCTGACCGCCCACGCCGGAGAATCGGTGGGCCCCGAGAGCATCTGGTCGGCGATCAATATCGGCGCCGAACGCGTGGGGCACGCGCTCTCAGCCCAGGACGACCCGGAGTTGATTGGAGTCCTCGCGCAAAAACAGATTCCGCTCGAGATCAACGTCACCAGCAATATCCGCACCGGTTGTTGCGCGGACTTCGACGAGCATCCGCTGCGTCACTACTTCGATTCCGGCCTGATGGTCACGCTCAACTCCGACGACCCACCGATGTTCGGCAGCAACCTGCTCGAAGAATACATTCTCGCCCAGGAACGATACGGCTTCACGCTGGAGCAGATGCGCGAACTCGCAGCCAACTCCGTCGAAGCAAGCTTTCTGCCTCCCGAGCGAAAGCTCGCACTCCTGCGGCTGGTAGAGCAATACGGCTGGTAG
- a CDS encoding ferritin-like domain-containing protein yields MSVETMQELFIDELKDLYSAEKQITRALPKLAKAATSAELKQAFLSHLEETNGQVARLEQAFQILGKSPKGKTCVGMKGVLEEGSEVLEDTGKGVVRDAALISAAQRVEHYEMAGYGSAQAFAKLLGQSEIAKLLEATLAEEKAADKKLSGISKQVNAEAKRAG; encoded by the coding sequence ATGAGCGTAGAGACAATGCAGGAACTTTTTATCGACGAATTGAAAGACTTATATTCCGCGGAGAAGCAGATCACACGCGCACTTCCCAAGCTGGCTAAAGCTGCAACTTCTGCAGAGTTGAAACAGGCGTTTTTGAGCCACCTGGAAGAGACGAACGGGCAGGTTGCGCGGCTGGAACAGGCTTTTCAGATTCTGGGAAAGAGTCCGAAGGGAAAGACCTGCGTCGGCATGAAGGGCGTGCTCGAAGAAGGCTCTGAGGTTCTCGAAGATACCGGCAAGGGCGTTGTACGGGACGCCGCGCTGATCTCTGCCGCGCAGCGGGTAGAGCACTATGAGATGGCCGGCTATGGTTCAGCCCAGGCGTTCGCAAAGCTACTGGGGCAGAGTGAAATCGCAAAACTCCTCGAAGCAACACTCGCCGAAGAGAAGGCAGCCGACAAGAAGCTGAGTGGTATTTCGAAGCAGGTGAACGCAGAAGCTAAACGCGCCGGTTAG